The Kroppenstedtia pulmonis genome has a segment encoding these proteins:
- the deoC gene encoding deoxyribose-phosphate aldolase — protein sequence MDRHKLASMIDHTLLKADVTSEQIDKLCEEAATYRFASVCINPCWVVRAAEKLKGTGIKVCTVIGFPLGAATKEVKGFETRQAIQQGAEEIDMVMNIGALKSGDRDTLRKDIEEVVHAAGKVPVKVILETGLLTEEEIRVASQIAKEAGAAFVKTSTGFGNGGATEEAVVIMRDAVGPDLGVKASGGIRDQQTAERMVKAGANRIGASSSVAIVTGGAGHGEY from the coding sequence ATGGATCGTCACAAATTGGCTTCGATGATTGATCATACGTTATTGAAAGCGGATGTCACATCTGAACAGATTGACAAACTGTGTGAAGAGGCGGCAACCTACAGGTTTGCATCTGTCTGTATCAACCCTTGCTGGGTGGTCAGGGCAGCGGAAAAATTGAAGGGAACAGGTATCAAGGTATGTACGGTAATCGGTTTTCCCTTGGGGGCTGCAACCAAGGAGGTAAAAGGCTTCGAAACCCGTCAGGCGATTCAGCAGGGTGCTGAAGAAATTGATATGGTTATGAACATCGGTGCCTTAAAATCCGGTGATCGGGATACTCTGCGCAAAGATATAGAAGAAGTGGTCCATGCAGCGGGAAAGGTCCCTGTCAAAGTGATCTTGGAAACCGGTTTGCTGACAGAGGAGGAAATCCGGGTCGCTTCGCAAATAGCTAAGGAAGCCGGGGCTGCTTTTGTCAAAACCTCCACCGGTTTCGGAAATGGAGGAGCGACGGAAGAGGCCGTGGTTATAATGAGAGATGCAGTGGGTCCTGACTTGGGGGTAAAGGCATCTGGGGGGATTCGCGACCAACAGACGGCTGAGCGAATGGTTAAAGCGGGAGCCAACCGTATTGGAGCCAGTTCCAGTGTGGCTATTGTTACCGGGGGGGCCGGTCACGGGGAGTATTAA
- a CDS encoding alpha/beta-type small acid-soluble spore protein: protein MARSSNRLLVPGSAGVIQQYKEEIAAEFGVNLGAQSTSRANGSVGGEITKRLVRQAQQQQSGQQ, encoded by the coding sequence ATGGCCCGTAGCAGTAATCGCTTGTTGGTCCCAGGGAGTGCAGGTGTCATTCAGCAGTACAAGGAAGAAATTGCGGCGGAATTTGGAGTAAACTTGGGAGCACAGAGTACTTCCCGTGCCAACGGTTCCGTTGGAGGTGAGATTACCAAACGACTGGTTCGTCAAGCCCAGCAACAGCAATCCGGACAACAATAA
- a CDS encoding 16S rRNA (uracil(1498)-N(3))-methyltransferase, whose protein sequence is MQRYFVNRNQVEQNRIVIRGDDVHHIKNVMRQGEGHRLICCDGKGTDYHVRIEGMDHQQVQCVIEERLPSAGEPASRITVAQALPKGDKLEWVLQKGTELGAFSFQPFVSARTIVKLEGKKALKRQERWQRIVKEAAEQAHRGRIPEIELPVSWNSLLQTFGKYDRVLFAYEKEGNSLLSSLDHLDGKASILVVVGPEGGFTKQEAEEAIAAGAISLNLGPRILRAETAPLALLSCILFYFGEMGGEPL, encoded by the coding sequence ATGCAACGATATTTTGTAAATCGTAATCAAGTGGAGCAGAACCGGATTGTGATTCGGGGAGATGACGTCCATCATATTAAAAATGTGATGCGGCAAGGTGAAGGGCATCGATTGATATGCTGTGATGGAAAAGGAACCGACTATCACGTTCGGATTGAAGGTATGGATCATCAGCAGGTTCAATGTGTAATCGAGGAGCGATTACCTTCCGCAGGGGAGCCGGCCTCTCGGATCACAGTTGCCCAGGCTCTTCCCAAGGGAGATAAACTGGAATGGGTCCTGCAGAAAGGGACAGAGCTGGGTGCGTTTTCTTTCCAACCTTTTGTTTCCGCCCGAACCATCGTAAAATTGGAAGGAAAGAAGGCACTTAAACGTCAGGAACGCTGGCAACGGATTGTGAAGGAGGCAGCGGAACAAGCCCACCGGGGCCGGATTCCTGAAATCGAATTACCCGTCTCCTGGAATAGCCTGTTACAAACCTTTGGTAAGTATGACCGGGTGCTTTTTGCCTATGAAAAGGAGGGAAACTCCCTTCTTTCATCTTTGGATCACTTGGATGGAAAAGCTTCGATACTGGTCGTAGTCGGTCCTGAAGGTGGGTTTACGAAACAGGAGGCAGAGGAAGCGATTGCAGCGGGTGCGATCTCTCTGAATCTGGGACCGCGGATATTACGGGCGGAGACTGCTCCCCTTGCGTTATTGTCTTGTATTCTGTTTTACTTTGGAGAGATGGGAGGTGAGCCACTGTGA
- the mtaB gene encoding tRNA (N(6)-L-threonylcarbamoyladenosine(37)-C(2))-methylthiotransferase MtaB, translated as MSTVAFHTLGCKVNAYETEAIWQLFQKNGYRKVEFEEDADVYVINTCTVTNTGDRKSRQMIRRAVRQNPEAVVAVTGCYAQTSPGEILEIPGVDVVVGTQGRDRLLEYIEEHRQTRKPINAVKNIMKTREFEDMDVPTFSERTRASLKIQEGCNNFCTFCIIPWARGLLRSRKPESVLSQAKKLVASGYKEIVLTGIHTGGYGEDLEDYKLADLLWDLDKVEGLNRIRISSIEASQIDDRVIEVLNQSDKMCRHLHIPLQAGDDAVLKRMRRRYTVEEYKEKIKHIHRAMPQVAITTDIIVGFPGETDEMFENGYRLIEELKFSELHVFPYSKRTGTPAARMEDQVDPEVKQERVQRLIQLSNRLSRNYASQFIGEVLEVIPERPYKEDPDSGLFTGYTDNYLQILFPGHHDLVGKVCRVRLDQPGAEYNQGTFVRVMEENHPSEAV; from the coding sequence GTGAGTACGGTGGCATTCCATACATTAGGGTGCAAAGTGAATGCATACGAAACAGAAGCCATATGGCAGTTGTTTCAGAAAAACGGTTATCGGAAAGTGGAATTTGAAGAGGACGCGGATGTTTATGTGATCAATACTTGTACTGTAACCAATACAGGAGACCGGAAAAGCCGTCAGATGATTCGGCGGGCAGTCCGGCAAAACCCGGAAGCCGTGGTGGCTGTAACGGGTTGTTATGCCCAGACTTCCCCAGGTGAGATTTTGGAGATCCCAGGTGTGGATGTGGTGGTGGGCACCCAGGGACGGGATCGATTACTGGAGTATATTGAAGAGCATCGTCAGACCCGGAAGCCGATCAATGCAGTTAAAAACATTATGAAAACCCGGGAATTTGAGGATATGGATGTTCCGACTTTTTCAGAACGAACCCGAGCATCCCTGAAGATCCAGGAAGGCTGTAATAACTTTTGCACCTTCTGCATTATCCCCTGGGCCCGAGGGTTGCTTCGCAGCCGCAAGCCGGAGAGTGTCCTGAGTCAAGCTAAAAAGTTGGTTGCTTCCGGTTACAAGGAAATCGTCCTGACTGGTATTCATACCGGCGGATATGGTGAGGACTTAGAGGATTACAAACTGGCGGATCTGTTGTGGGATCTGGATAAGGTGGAAGGATTGAATCGAATTCGGATCAGTTCGATTGAGGCCAGCCAGATCGATGATCGAGTCATTGAGGTCCTTAACCAGTCTGATAAAATGTGTCGACATCTGCATATTCCACTGCAAGCCGGGGACGATGCTGTTTTAAAACGGATGCGTCGTCGCTACACTGTGGAAGAATACAAAGAAAAGATAAAGCATATTCACCGGGCCATGCCTCAAGTTGCTATTACAACGGATATAATCGTTGGTTTTCCCGGTGAAACGGATGAAATGTTTGAAAACGGCTACCGATTGATTGAAGAGCTGAAGTTCTCCGAGCTGCATGTTTTTCCTTACTCCAAACGGACAGGTACCCCGGCTGCGCGGATGGAGGATCAGGTAGATCCGGAAGTGAAACAGGAGCGGGTACAACGGTTGATTCAACTGTCTAACCGTCTGTCCCGCAACTATGCTTCCCAATTTATCGGCGAAGTATTGGAGGTTATTCCGGAACGCCCATATAAAGAAGACCCTGATAGCGGATTGTTTACCGGTTATACGGACAACTATCTTCAGATCCTGTTTCCTGGTCATCATGATTTAGTCGGTAAAGTGTGTCGGGTGCGTCTGGATCAGCCGGGTGCAGAATACAATCAAGGTACTTTTGTAAGGGTTATGGAGGAAAACCACCCCTCTGAGGCGGTCTGA
- a CDS encoding NfeD family protein — protein MRKAGLFLVGVWLLSLCFHFQPVAGAESAQKVYWIPVEQEVEQGLYQFLNRSFQEAEQAGAQEIILEMDTLGGEVNAALNIGKMIRQSRIPVTVYIKGEAISAGSYIALNAKHILMAPGSAMGAAEPRTISGEVADPKTLAFWKSNMRAAAESQNRDPEIAAGMVDRNMVIKGVKKKGELVSLSAKEAFHLKMADKLVQNEKEVLSYLDANPRDVHRVEMSWSEKLARFVTSPMVIPVLLTLGFIGIAIEMFTPGFGIPGLVGASAFGLYFFGHYLAGFAGGETAVLFTLGIVLMLIELFVPGFGIFGLLGLASLIAAVVVAAYDAAFSLASILVALAVTGVVLAVVLRRFGIRGIWRKLVLSETQQNEEGYTSRQKQSHLIGKQGKAVTPLRPAGVAVIDGIRRDVVSRGGLIPKGSLVEVVDTEGVRVVVRLAPHRNP, from the coding sequence GTGAGGAAAGCGGGACTCTTCCTGGTCGGGGTCTGGCTGCTCAGTCTGTGCTTTCACTTTCAACCGGTTGCAGGGGCAGAGTCGGCTCAAAAAGTTTATTGGATACCGGTTGAACAGGAAGTGGAACAGGGCCTCTATCAATTTTTGAACCGTTCCTTTCAGGAAGCCGAGCAGGCCGGAGCACAAGAAATTATATTGGAAATGGATACGCTTGGAGGAGAAGTAAACGCCGCTTTAAATATCGGAAAAATGATTCGGCAATCACGGATTCCTGTGACCGTATATATCAAAGGGGAAGCGATATCCGCAGGATCCTACATCGCCCTGAATGCCAAACATATTTTGATGGCTCCAGGCAGTGCCATGGGTGCGGCGGAACCCCGGACCATAAGTGGTGAAGTGGCTGATCCCAAGACCCTGGCTTTTTGGAAATCCAATATGCGTGCCGCGGCAGAAAGCCAAAACCGTGACCCTGAGATTGCAGCCGGTATGGTGGATCGAAATATGGTGATCAAAGGAGTCAAGAAAAAAGGGGAATTGGTCAGCCTTTCCGCCAAAGAAGCCTTTCACTTGAAAATGGCAGACAAGTTGGTACAAAATGAAAAGGAAGTACTCTCTTATTTGGATGCCAACCCAAGGGATGTCCATCGGGTGGAAATGTCCTGGAGTGAGAAGTTGGCCCGGTTTGTAACGAGCCCGATGGTCATTCCCGTGCTGTTGACTCTCGGCTTCATAGGTATTGCCATCGAAATGTTTACACCGGGATTTGGTATTCCTGGCTTGGTTGGGGCTTCCGCCTTTGGTCTCTATTTTTTCGGTCATTATCTGGCTGGGTTTGCCGGAGGAGAAACGGCGGTACTGTTTACTTTAGGGATTGTGCTCATGTTGATTGAACTGTTTGTTCCCGGATTCGGTATTTTCGGCTTGCTGGGGTTGGCATCTTTGATTGCCGCTGTAGTGGTGGCGGCTTACGATGCCGCATTCAGTCTCGCCTCGATCCTGGTGGCTTTGGCCGTGACAGGGGTGGTGTTGGCGGTGGTTCTCCGTCGTTTCGGAATAAGGGGCATTTGGAGAAAACTAGTACTTTCGGAAACCCAACAAAACGAAGAAGGTTATACCAGTCGGCAGAAGCAAAGCCACCTTATCGGCAAACAGGGAAAAGCTGTTACGCCCTTGCGCCCTGCCGGTGTAGCTGTGATTGACGGCATTCGTCGGGATGTGGTGAGCCGGGGAGGATTGATCCCCAAAGGTTCACTGGTGGAAGTGGTGGATACGGAGGGTGTGAGAGTGGTAGTTCGTCTTGCCCCTCACCGTAACCCATGA
- the yqfC gene encoding sporulation protein YqfC gives MRNIKGKMKNLASKWLDIPMDVAANMPRISIVGPYRIYVENHQGVEHFSNEEVRMKTSTGSLSITGEQLVIQAIYPEAVWVEGKISGVRYLD, from the coding sequence ATGAGGAATATCAAAGGGAAGATGAAGAATCTGGCTTCAAAGTGGTTGGATATTCCGATGGACGTTGCCGCGAATATGCCCCGTATATCCATAGTGGGTCCTTACCGTATTTATGTAGAAAATCATCAGGGAGTCGAACACTTCAGTAATGAAGAAGTTCGAATGAAAACCTCCACAGGCAGTCTGAGTATAACTGGAGAGCAATTGGTGATCCAAGCTATTTACCCGGAAGCAGTTTGGGTGGAAGGAAAGATTTCCGGGGTTCGATACCTAGACTAA
- the rpsU gene encoding 30S ribosomal protein S21: MAEVHVRKNESLDKALRRFKKSIAKDGTLRELKKRKHYEKPSVKRKKKSDAARKRK, encoded by the coding sequence ATGGCGGAAGTACACGTTCGCAAAAACGAATCACTGGATAAAGCGTTGCGCCGGTTCAAAAAGTCCATCGCCAAAGATGGAACCTTGCGGGAACTGAAAAAGCGGAAACACTATGAAAAGCCCAGTGTGAAACGGAAAAAGAAATCCGATGCTGCGCGGAAGCGCAAGTAG
- the prmA gene encoding 50S ribosomal protein L11 methyltransferase, with protein sequence MNWVEIRIHTSSEAEEAVCFMLQELGTEGVSVADSSVRERDFETPYGEIISLSKDDYPSMGVWIYGYLPEVRYTEKIEAQIRKQVADLKAYGLDPGPALVTIRTVAEESWEHAWKAYYKPVRVSHRLTVKPQWEVYEPAAEEELVIEIDPGMAFGTGTHPTTRLCMNLMEKWLRQGDQVVDVGCGSGILAIAAAKLGADKVLALDLDPVAVENAASNVALNHMEEQVTLRQGDLLKEVSSRYDLVLSNILAEIIVQFTDDLPGVLKSKGTLIASGIIADKEEMVKRALSEIGFTVVDRLQEEDWIALAAKRI encoded by the coding sequence ATGAACTGGGTGGAAATTCGCATCCATACCAGCTCAGAAGCGGAGGAAGCGGTTTGCTTTATGTTGCAGGAATTAGGAACCGAAGGGGTATCAGTGGCGGACTCATCGGTGCGGGAACGGGATTTTGAGACACCCTATGGTGAAATCATCTCCTTGTCGAAAGATGATTATCCCTCTATGGGTGTCTGGATATATGGCTATCTTCCGGAAGTAAGATATACCGAGAAAATAGAGGCTCAGATTCGAAAACAGGTGGCGGATCTGAAAGCATATGGTTTGGATCCGGGACCCGCTTTGGTAACGATTCGCACTGTGGCGGAGGAATCATGGGAACATGCCTGGAAAGCATATTACAAACCCGTACGGGTCAGTCACCGGTTAACGGTGAAGCCCCAGTGGGAAGTATATGAGCCCGCAGCGGAAGAAGAACTTGTGATCGAAATCGATCCAGGGATGGCATTTGGAACAGGTACACATCCTACTACAAGGCTTTGTATGAACTTAATGGAAAAATGGTTGCGACAGGGTGATCAGGTGGTGGATGTCGGCTGTGGCAGCGGCATTTTGGCGATTGCAGCAGCCAAGTTGGGGGCTGACAAGGTATTGGCCTTGGATCTGGATCCGGTAGCCGTTGAGAATGCCGCCTCCAATGTCGCCCTCAATCATATGGAAGAGCAAGTGACGCTTCGGCAGGGGGATCTGTTGAAAGAGGTGTCGAGTCGATACGATCTGGTGCTTTCCAATATTTTGGCGGAGATCATTGTTCAGTTTACCGATGACTTGCCTGGAGTTTTGAAATCGAAAGGTACATTGATCGCTTCTGGTATCATTGCCGACAAAGAAGAAATGGTGAAGCGTGCCCTGAGTGAAATAGGCTTTACAGTGGTTGATAGACTTCAGGAAGAGGACTGGATTGCCCTGGCGGCAAAAAGGATATGA
- a CDS encoding NUDIX hydrolase codes for MKEISAGGVVFRREGTTVQILLIQDHYSCWTLPKGKREPGETDEETALREIKEETGIEGRIQSFLETVQYRYFHSAYGDVDKTVHYYLVEASSDQVTPQLSEIDQVKWFCPDQAWKKQNSQGYDNNRSVMQKAFRELEIPGEWT; via the coding sequence ATGAAGGAAATATCCGCAGGAGGAGTTGTTTTTCGTCGGGAAGGAACCACTGTTCAGATTTTGTTGATCCAAGATCACTATTCCTGCTGGACATTGCCAAAGGGAAAGAGAGAGCCGGGAGAAACAGATGAAGAGACAGCTCTGCGGGAAATAAAGGAAGAAACAGGGATTGAAGGGCGAATTCAAAGCTTTTTGGAGACCGTTCAATACCGATACTTTCATTCTGCTTATGGAGACGTTGACAAAACCGTCCATTATTATTTGGTGGAGGCAAGTTCTGATCAAGTGACACCCCAGTTGTCTGAAATTGATCAAGTAAAATGGTTTTGTCCGGATCAGGCATGGAAAAAACAAAACAGCCAGGGATATGATAACAACCGGAGTGTCATGCAAAAGGCTTTCCGGGAGTTGGAGATTCCCGGTGAATGGACATAG
- a CDS encoding Na/Pi cotransporter family protein — protein sequence MVIPFATGLAIFLFGMQLLRYGLESLAANRLQMVLLQFTRTPVRGFWTGIFTTAFLQSSSAVMVIIIGFVNSGILSFTRSVGIILGSNIGSTVTTEILALKVEDFGFPLLLAGGALFTAPWRRLSNIGLVIGGFGCIFLGMEAMQWVAEPLKTRGWITWLLQSSSNHVMTGLLVGTLLTALIQSSGAVIVITMGFFASGLIPLAFSIAIVLGSNVGTCMTGFLAAIGSNRAAKQVALAHLILNLGGIFLFLPFINHLTVLAPLLSPHPAVQIAHIQTLYNVICSLLVLPFSRSFSNLITRILPDEIITWTWNPSSLNTPRDRPPR from the coding sequence ATGGTGATCCCTTTTGCAACCGGATTGGCTATTTTTCTGTTTGGAATGCAGCTGCTTCGCTATGGGTTGGAATCCCTTGCCGCCAATCGTTTGCAAATGGTGTTGTTGCAATTTACTCGAACGCCGGTCCGGGGTTTTTGGACGGGGATCTTCACAACAGCCTTTTTACAAAGCAGCAGTGCTGTCATGGTTATTATTATTGGATTTGTCAATTCCGGAATCCTGTCCTTCACTCGCTCCGTCGGCATTATATTGGGGAGCAATATCGGGTCAACTGTCACCACGGAAATCCTTGCTTTAAAAGTTGAAGATTTTGGGTTTCCTCTCCTGTTGGCAGGCGGCGCTCTTTTTACAGCGCCTTGGCGGCGCCTTTCCAATATTGGATTGGTAATCGGCGGGTTTGGATGTATCTTTCTGGGGATGGAAGCCATGCAGTGGGTAGCCGAGCCTTTAAAAACCAGGGGGTGGATTACCTGGCTTTTACAGAGCTCAAGCAATCATGTTATGACCGGTCTGCTTGTAGGTACCTTGCTGACAGCATTGATTCAAAGCAGCGGAGCAGTCATTGTGATCACAATGGGTTTTTTTGCTTCAGGACTCATTCCACTGGCCTTTTCCATCGCCATTGTTTTAGGAAGCAATGTGGGAACCTGTATGACGGGATTTTTGGCTGCCATTGGCTCCAATCGGGCAGCCAAACAGGTAGCTCTCGCTCATTTGATACTTAACCTGGGGGGCATTTTTCTCTTTTTACCATTCATCAATCATTTGACAGTCCTGGCACCGCTACTGTCTCCCCACCCTGCCGTACAGATTGCTCATATTCAAACCCTTTACAATGTGATTTGTTCCTTATTGGTTCTGCCTTTTTCCCGTTCCTTTTCCAACCTGATCACCCGAATTCTCCCTGACGAGATCATTACCTGGACTTGGAATCCTTCTTCTCTTAATACTCCCCGTGACCGGCCCCCCCGGTAA
- the yqfD gene encoding sporulation protein YqfD → MQQKNWPQGIRGQVRIRLTGNRLERFINEASRQQLNLSHIKWMDQNEIQLTISPGDFYRLKPILRQTNTRVRILHKKGLPFLVNRIRKRRFFAWGILLFFILVLSLTSVIWSVDVQGNEEIPDTEIRQILREQGVFTGQLKFRIPSSEEIQFRLTEKLPHASWVGFRIEGTRAIVTIAEKKKVEQKEDTEEKGPVDFIASKDAVIYDMSIKRGRAVVEIHDVVKKGQILVSGKYGEPDSEKIVGAKGRVLGQVWYESEVTVPLHQKRKVYTGMRETAYFPYLASRMIRFPFLYSDSFARYETIRKVHSIQLQSYKLPFGWVKEERLEMKWVKQKLTEKEAIMIGVERAKEDLSAQLGEQGRILGEKVLHPRVDNGKVVMKIHFDAVEDIANPQPILQGE, encoded by the coding sequence TTGCAACAAAAAAATTGGCCACAGGGAATCAGAGGGCAGGTGAGAATACGCCTTACTGGAAATCGTTTGGAACGCTTTATCAATGAGGCTTCCAGACAGCAACTGAACTTGTCCCATATCAAGTGGATGGATCAAAATGAAATTCAATTGACGATTTCGCCAGGGGATTTTTATCGTTTGAAACCCATATTACGTCAAACAAATACCCGTGTCCGTATTCTTCATAAAAAAGGACTTCCTTTCTTGGTGAATCGAATCCGAAAACGTCGTTTTTTTGCTTGGGGAATATTGCTTTTCTTTATTTTAGTTTTGTCTTTAACTTCCGTGATTTGGTCTGTGGACGTCCAGGGTAATGAAGAGATACCCGATACCGAAATACGTCAAATACTGAGAGAACAAGGTGTATTTACCGGTCAACTCAAATTTCGCATTCCTTCCAGTGAAGAGATTCAGTTTCGACTGACTGAAAAGTTGCCCCATGCTTCTTGGGTCGGGTTTCGGATTGAAGGGACACGTGCCATTGTAACCATTGCCGAAAAAAAGAAGGTGGAACAAAAAGAAGATACAGAGGAGAAAGGGCCTGTTGACTTTATTGCATCCAAAGATGCAGTTATCTATGATATGAGTATCAAACGGGGACGAGCCGTCGTGGAAATCCATGATGTTGTTAAAAAGGGGCAAATACTGGTATCCGGCAAATATGGTGAGCCGGACAGTGAAAAAATAGTAGGGGCCAAGGGCCGGGTACTGGGGCAGGTATGGTATGAGTCAGAGGTGACTGTCCCCCTTCATCAAAAGAGAAAAGTATATACAGGGATGCGGGAAACAGCCTACTTCCCTTACTTGGCTTCCCGAATGATCCGATTCCCGTTTCTTTATTCTGACTCTTTTGCCCGGTATGAAACCATCCGCAAGGTGCATAGTATTCAACTGCAAAGCTATAAATTGCCCTTCGGTTGGGTAAAAGAAGAGCGATTGGAGATGAAATGGGTCAAACAAAAGCTCACCGAGAAGGAAGCCATCATGATTGGAGTGGAAAGAGCCAAAGAGGATTTGTCCGCACAGTTGGGTGAGCAGGGAAGAATCTTAGGGGAAAAAGTTTTGCACCCCCGCGTCGACAATGGTAAAGTTGTAATGAAGATACACTTTGATGCTGTTGAGGATATTGCCAATCCACAACCGATTTTGCAAGGAGAATGA
- a CDS encoding GatB/YqeY domain-containing protein, with translation MPIMERLTQDMKTAMKNKDKTRLSVIRMVRSSMKNEEIKLQRNLTEEDALGILSRELKQQKDSLQEFEQAGRDDLAAKAKAEIAILEDYLPEPLTEEEIHSIVREAIQKSGASSKADMGKVMKLVMPQVKGRADGKAVNRTVLEMLQ, from the coding sequence GTGCCCATAATGGAGCGGTTGACCCAAGATATGAAAACCGCGATGAAAAATAAAGACAAAACCAGGTTATCCGTGATCCGTATGGTTCGCTCCTCAATGAAAAACGAAGAAATCAAGTTGCAACGTAACTTGACTGAGGAGGATGCCCTCGGTATTCTTTCCCGTGAACTAAAACAACAGAAAGATTCTCTGCAGGAGTTTGAACAAGCGGGACGGGATGACCTTGCCGCTAAGGCCAAAGCAGAGATTGCTATTTTAGAGGACTACTTGCCGGAACCTCTTACAGAAGAGGAGATTCATTCTATTGTCCGGGAAGCGATTCAGAAGTCCGGTGCCTCTTCCAAAGCAGATATGGGCAAGGTGATGAAGTTGGTAATGCCCCAGGTCAAGGGCCGGGCTGACGGGAAAGCAGTGAATCGCACGGTACTGGAAATGTTGCAGTAA
- a CDS encoding histidine triad nucleotide-binding protein, with protein MADCIFCGIVEGTIPSEKLYEDEHVVAFQDIHAQAPVHILVIPKKHIPSVQDVGEEDGFLIAHIFSVINRLAKEHGLSEKGFRIVNNCGDEGGQTVYHIHFHLLGGRTLTWPPG; from the coding sequence ATGGCGGATTGTATTTTCTGTGGAATTGTTGAAGGTACCATTCCCTCAGAAAAACTGTATGAAGATGAACATGTGGTGGCATTTCAGGATATTCATGCCCAGGCACCGGTCCATATCCTGGTTATTCCCAAAAAACATATTCCCTCCGTTCAAGATGTAGGAGAAGAAGACGGCTTTTTGATTGCCCATATCTTTTCGGTGATTAATCGACTGGCCAAAGAACATGGCTTGTCAGAAAAAGGCTTCCGTATTGTGAATAACTGTGGGGATGAAGGAGGACAAACGGTTTATCATATTCACTTTCATCTCTTGGGCGGACGTACTCTGACCTGGCCTCCCGGTTGA
- the floA gene encoding flotillin-like protein FloA (flotillin-like protein involved in membrane lipid rafts): MEISLIFLIVLLIIGLSVLFTFVPIMLWISAMASGVYVGLTTLIGMRLRRITPSRIINPLIKARKAGLNVSIEMLETHYLAGGNVDRVVDALIAAQRADIDLMFERAAAIDLAGRDVLEAVQMSVNPKVIETPVVSAVAKDGIEVKVVARVTVRANIDRLVGGAGEETIIARVGEGIVTTNGSANSHKEVLENPDLISNTVLEKGLDAGTAFEILSIDIADVDVGKNIGAKLQTDQAEADKKIAQAKAEERRAMAVANEQEMHAKVEEMRAKVVEAEALVPQAMADALRSGKLGVMDYYNMQNIMADTDMRKSISNTDDEEQ; the protein is encoded by the coding sequence GTGGAAATTAGTTTAATATTTCTCATTGTACTCTTGATTATCGGTTTGTCTGTACTGTTTACCTTTGTACCGATCATGTTGTGGATTTCGGCCATGGCCTCGGGTGTATATGTTGGATTGACGACCCTGATCGGGATGCGCTTGCGGCGGATTACTCCCTCCCGGATCATCAATCCCTTGATCAAAGCGCGTAAAGCCGGTCTAAATGTATCGATTGAAATGTTGGAAACTCACTATTTGGCCGGCGGGAATGTGGATCGCGTGGTGGATGCGCTGATTGCGGCTCAACGTGCAGATATCGATCTGATGTTTGAACGGGCTGCCGCCATTGACCTGGCTGGACGGGATGTATTGGAAGCGGTACAAATGAGCGTAAACCCCAAAGTAATTGAGACTCCGGTTGTTTCAGCCGTTGCCAAAGACGGGATCGAAGTAAAAGTGGTGGCTCGGGTGACTGTACGAGCCAACATCGATCGTCTGGTCGGCGGAGCCGGAGAGGAGACGATTATTGCCCGTGTAGGTGAAGGGATCGTTACCACCAATGGTTCCGCCAACAGCCACAAAGAGGTACTGGAAAATCCGGATCTGATCTCCAATACGGTATTGGAAAAAGGATTGGATGCAGGAACAGCTTTTGAAATTCTTTCCATTGACATTGCAGATGTGGACGTAGGAAAGAATATTGGTGCCAAGTTGCAGACGGATCAGGCGGAAGCGGATAAAAAGATTGCTCAGGCCAAAGCGGAAGAACGTCGAGCCATGGCGGTGGCCAACGAGCAGGAAATGCATGCGAAAGTGGAAGAAATGCGTGCTAAAGTGGTGGAGGCTGAAGCCCTGGTTCCTCAAGCCATGGCGGATGCTCTCAGATCCGGAAAATTAGGTGTCATGGATTATTACAACATGCAAAATATCATGGCTGATACGGATATGCGTAAATCCATCTCCAACACAGATGATGAAGAACAATAA